The genomic stretch TGCTCTTTATTTAGTTAATGTTGTTGGGGTGGCACCTGGTACTCTCCCTGCTGCAGATGGGAATGATGGCGGAGCTGATCTGCAATTCAATTTCGGGCTGGAaccaaagaggaaaaaattggAAGAGCAAGATCTGTTGGAGAACAACAATTCACAAGTGTCCTCTATTGATTTCTTGCAAGCCAGATCGGTCTCTACAGGCTTAGGTTTATCCCTTGATAACAGCAAAATAGCTTCTTCCGGAGATTCGGCCTTGTTATCGATCCTTACTGATGATATTGATCGAGAGTTGCGGCAGCAGGACGCAGAGATCGATAGATTTCTTAAGTTTCAGGTTTGTTGTTCTacgtaaatttttcattttgtctcCATTTTCATCTCACCTATGTGTAGTTTGATATATTTTCTCAgttggttgttttatttttacatttgcTTACCATTGGATGAGTAATTAGTTCTTGGAGGACACCTTGATTTATTAATCCTGGATTATATGTTGCCATTTCTTGATAAGTGAATGCCAGTTATATAGGGTATGATTATATCTTATGCAACGGTCTTTTCTCCCTTCCCatatgaaagagaaaaaggaagaagcgaTCTTGTCCTTATCACTAGCACCTGGATTGGTACTCAGGTAAACCAGTGGACAATATTTTCAGATTGTAAGAATGTCTATTTAGTAGATTAGGAGCTCAAATTCCAAGGATTTTGGAGAAGTGCATTGGATTggagttttgttttgaagtgaCTTGCTGAGTAAACTTGCACTTGCTGGCGATATTTAGTATCTTAAGTTATTTCCCGAATTTGTTCCATTTGTGAGGAAGGAAATGGCAGAAAAACTCTAGAAAGAAGGGAACAAGACACTTACTTGAGTTAGAAACTTCACGTGGGCAGCCTTGGGGCTTAGGTACCTTTCTTTTCCAGGACAACGGCCACATATAGTCTGAAATATGCAAGAGATTCTAGGCTTAGCCTTGCCTACCAACATTTTAGTAGTCCAATAATGCACCAAAGAGAATAGGCCGAAATTATCACATAATTCActaaataaatttcattttgacccccaaaaaaaaaaaaaaatcattttgcttTGCATAACATTGGCTCTTATTTAATCTGCACAGTGGACTTAACTTTTTTAACTGGGACTCGTGCAATTTGTATGTAATATGGCAGATTAAACGTACTCTGTAAGAATGCTATCCAAAAGAATCTGTAAGAAAACTCAATAAACTTGTTGCAAATTGCAAAGTTGCACTAGCCCCAGAATTATGTTTATTGTGAGTCTGCCATTGTTATAGCAGCGTTAAGGGACTGAGTGTATTATCTTGTTGGACTTATGGAGGAATCAATGTTGTATGATTTGCTATAGATACCATGACGAAGACCTAGGAAATCAAATATATGTACATGGTCGGTTTAGGAGCCATTGAAATTCACGTTTAAAAATGGGTTCCATGTGATTGATAAAATACCTAGTGCAAGTTCCAATATGCAAGCGCAAAACAACTGCGCACAAGAAAGCAATGGTCGGACTTACACTAGCCAAATGCAGATGTGGAACCAGTCAAAATAGCACTGGGTGGATGTGCATGTACAATTGTCTTTCCACACATCAATCTTCAGGCACAATGCATCAGAGAAATAGATAAATGTGAACCTGCTATGAGTGTGAGGGCTATGATCTCTTGACACCCGGGAAACACATTGAAGATGTGGGCAAGCATGATATGTGTCAAGCTTGGAGTGGCAAGTTGTCAATACTATGGTGCTCTGGTCAAAACTCAAGTTTACTCTGTCCTGCACAGTGTTTCTACTATTCTCCAATGGGGAAGTTTTATGGTATTATAAGaaaattttgtttgatttcCATGTGGAAGAAGCGGATGCAACATCATTACTTGATGGTCTTTATTTGGAGCATCCTATCTAAGttgtctaattttttatttatcagttttactttttctttgcttccaGGAAGGGTTCTTTCTGTTTCTTGGACATTACGGATAATGTTGAATTGAACTTACCAGTTTCATGTGTGCTGCTCTAAGTTGACGCATCTATAAAAAGACTATTGGCTAAGTCGGTAATTCTGTCTTTCTTCCAATTTCAGGCTGATCAACTTCAGAAATCTATTTTACAGAAGATTCAAAGTGGCCAACTTCAGTATATTTCATTTGTTGAGGACAAAGTCCTTCTGAAAATCCgggagaaagaaggagaaatagAAAGCATAAACGAGAAAAATAAGGAACTCAAGGAACAGATGGAACAACTCACTGTTGAAGCAGGTGCTTGGCAACAGCAGGCTAGATACAGTGAGAACATTATAACTGCCCTTAAGTTTAATCTTCAACAAATCTATGCTCAAAGTACAGATAGTAAGGAAGGTTGTGGTGATAGTGAGGTGCATGATACAGCTTCTTGCTGCAATGCTCGTGCAATGGACATTCAACTGCTTTGCAATGGCGCCAACAGTATAAAACAGATGATTTGTAAAGTTTGCAGAGTCAATGAAGTATGCATGTTATTGCTACCTTGTAAGCATCTCTGCCTTTGTAGATACTGCGAGAGTAAGCTTCAGGTTTGTCCTGTGTGTCAGTCACCTAAGTTTCATGGCATGGAGGTCTATATGTCATGACAGTGATGGAACAATTGAATATTAAATGCTTTCGTCTGATAGCTAATGGCTCAAGCTTTTTAGGTATCAAAGCAGAAGATTTACTGTTTGAATCTATCTTCAGATCCTTATTTGCCTTTCCCGTAGGCCATAATATTAGGGCATTTAGAGTATAGTCACACTTCCCCCTAACATGTTAAGCTTTTAGATAAGTGGATAGTGGTCTCATGATTGTCTACCAATTTAGACAACGTGGAAGTGTCACACGACCTTAAAAATTGCTGCATTGTTTGTATCTTTTAGAATCTGATTTGTTGATCTCACAGAACTTGCCCATTCTGTTTGTAAGTGCCTGTTGCATGTTTTTATCTGGTAGCTTGCACTTCGAACAGACTCGCATTGGCACATGTTTGGTTCTTATGTTGTTACTCCTCTTTAGTAGTTCTGGAAATATTTCCACTTCCTTTTCAATGCGACGACGCAATTCCAAAGAAGCTTCTGATATTCATTTTAATCGTAGTCCTATATTTCTTGGACTTCTGTTTGAAGGGCCTCAAGAGTCATCAGGAAGTTCTCTCAGTATTTAAGTAGTGAAGCCTGGATGAAGCACCAATTCCATAATTGGGATCTCTAGTAGATTTTTGAGTGATGTATTGGTTAGATGTATGAAACCTATATTTACCGAAATTAGCTTCTTGTTATTGATAGGGAGAGCAAATGTTTGCTCCATCATTTTGCTAGCCTAAGTGAACAAAGAAAAATGGTGTAACGCTAGAATATTTGTTCTGTGTTTTTTGCTTATGGCTCGCGACTTCGGtttgtcaaatttttaattcttaaaaGTTTCATTTGAAAACTTTAAGGCGGATCATTTTGGCGCCAAAGCTTTGTAATTCATTCAAGTGACTGGCGATCCACTTGACTAATTCATTGTCAATATAATGCTGCATCGGATTCTCTTTCAAGGTAAGTCCGGAGTAAAGTAGGTGAATGGTTTCAAAAAGTTTTGATATGAAAGTGATTGACCTTAAAAGTTTTGATGTTAGGCGACGTGCAATGGCTTTGACATTGATACACTGCCTAGTTTCCATTGGTCTTAGCCGTGTGTTTGTGGATACGCATCTGACAATGCTTTTTCTACATGAGCGGTCGACGAGAATGTGAGCGGAGATCCCATCCATCTGACTAACCCGGCAtatcgactttttttttttttactagagctgtcttcttttaattttccaaGTGATATTTAGTTTTTAAAGTTTTTAGGACTCTTATAATTCGATTTTTGagtaatgtaaaaaaaaaaaaaatgctcaaagCTTTTCAAAACGTATAAAAATAGTGAAATGTAAATTTATGTATGTTTGCATTATTTTCAAAGTCTCAAATTGGAGACAAACTCATTAAGAAATTTGATGAACTTCTTATGATTTAAGCCTCAGCATATAGGGTCCTAGCTCTAAATTACGACCTATCTGCGTGCATGGTTACTTTCATGCTCTTTAAGGTATAGTAAAATATTTTGAGTAGTCGTCATCTTTGAATTAGTATATAAATGGAGGAAAAAAAGCTATGGGTAATCAtcatcttttgaattttggacAAGTGACATGCACTTCTCTCATCTTTTTGGCGTATGATCAGAGTTTGCTTTCTAATATTGGATTTCAGTGAAATAATAAATGATAGAAAATTCAATGATATTTTTGTAAACATGGGgttgaacatcaaattcaaatgtttgaggaaaattgtccaaagagTCATTAACTTATTGTACGACGGTTAATTCATTTCCACATCTTTCAATTaagccaatttaatcctaaattttttgacggttgccaatttagtcataaacctttcaattatgtcaatttagtcataaacattttgataatttgtcaatttagttcttgtGGCTAATTTTGGCtcgaaatcgccgacatggcgGTCTAGTCAGCATTGACTGTCTTACGTGACATAAATGACAATggcgtggacaatttttattttttctttaattaattgaaattttcttctttatacctttatatcttttttctttttctttttcttttttccttttttccttctgctGGCCATTTCTGGGCCTCGTTGACGGCCTTAGGTGACGGCCACCCTTGTTGAATTTGGCAAGGCTAACACTTGCCGGGTTTGGAGCCTACCACTGGTGAGTGTCACTCATGCCTTCGttggtgagggttgcccttgcctATGCGGGGCCCTCGCTTGAGGCCagtagagagaaaaaggaaaaaagaaaaaagaagaaaatatttagaattttttttggtaattcattgattttcagtcaaaattagctagaagAGCTAAATAGGCAATTCGTCAAtagttttagaactaaattgatacaattgaaaaactTAAGATCGAATTGATTGTTGTACaacatgtttagaactttttagacaAATTTCTCCAAATGTTTGCTTTATAATTAGAATAGATGAACATCGATAAGGACATCTTGGTTAAGAAGCATTCATTTGGCATGGTGTTAGTATGCTTTATAATTAGTCAAATTACAAGCTTAAGATGTTagtatgtttttcctttttcttttacatttgcGCCGTAGATATGTTATTGTTAGCACTAAAATAAATCACCCGCTGAAACAAGTGCTGCACACGTGAAAAATCGACACATGTACGGATCACTTGAGGAATCAACATATGTGCAAAGCACGTGAGGAGTTGACACTTGAGCATGATGTGTAAAGAGTCAACACATGTGATAAACAAGTGAGGAGAAGACGTTTCGATAGAGAATAAAGCAGGACCGATAGGTGTCATGTGAAGAAGTTATCAAACCAATTAGTGAAATTGAGTGCCAATAAGAGGCAATTTCGCTGGATTCAAAGTTTTTCAAGGAGTGCCAAAGAATACAAAAATTATCTCCTTGAATTTCATCATGGGAGGATAGATTCGAGACGGATAAGGTTCGAATAGTCTTTAAGAACAAGTCACGGAGTCCGTAAAATGCGGAGGACATGGGCATACCGCTCATGATCAAAAGAGAGCTAGTAAGTGCCTTATCGATAGTTACTAGATTAACGAACTTCAAAGCCCCAAGATGCGGAAAATGTGGGTGTGACCGACACCAATGGAAATTGAAGAAATGTGTCAACATCATCGGTTATCCGGAGTCAAATAACTGCTCAAAGATTGGGTTAAAAAGGCTTCGAAAAGACTAAGGAAGGCGGCAACCTTTGGCATGCTAGGATTACAACCGCCGAAGAGCAGTTACCACtccaaccattataaataccaccagACATCCACAGAGAGTCCCCTAGAACAattcaacaaatttatcttatctttacttatcGCACCGCATTTACTTTTCTTAGCTATAGCTTTCGGATTCTCATtgttgagtcaaactccggcgTTTATCTTTATCCTAGATACTGTACCATCGAATCAAACTCTGGTGTATTATCAAAGTGTATTCAAGGCATtgtcatcgagtcaaactctaaCACTATTTTGGGTGTGTTGGTTCGTTATTCTTGAAGGGAATTATGCTTGCCGTGCCATACCATCAAGTTAAACTTTGGTTTGGTTTACGTTTATACACTTTCTTCCGAGTTCATGTGTATCGATTTCTTTGAATTTGTACTTGTAGACTCACACCATCGAGTTAAACTCGGGTCGagacaatatttgtgtaattctATTGGATTATGTACAAACTTCATGCTTTGATTCTTCTGACTATCTAAAACTCTCTTAGTCTAAAATCATCACGTAACCCCTTATCacatgtcacgacccgaaccccgcgagccgtTGACATCCCACCCGACCTCGACCGTGTGCAGTTCTCCcagatccaaaggccaacaaaaaaataaaacaacaagTGCGAAAGCAACAACAATTCTCCTCCATATAGAAAACCACACCGCTacaataacttgggatggtaaaatacacttatgtacatatatacaaagCTGTTACGAACTTTCGTACCTATGActtcagaggccactgtacaagcctgtgaccactaCAACAAAAAGACTACATGCTCGAGGCCGGCTATACAACCAAAATaaaacactctacaaaagtcaagaggccaactatcctaggcctcgtcctcgctgtCCGGCACAATCTCATCTACAGCTACTAGCTCATCCTCATCCAACTCGGGAAGCTGCTCCGCAtcggaaggctccacaacttccccatcCGCTTTAGCCGCCACAACCTCCGGGCTGGGTTCCACGTCATCGGGACCAGCATCCGGTGAACCACTACGCCATCGGGAGGTGGAGTGCTAGTGGGATCCTATTCCCCAACACCGTCGTAGGGAATATCGAAACCCGTCGCCGGACCCACTAACAAGTCCCCGTGACGATAAGTCCAAGCCACATACGTGTGGATCTTCCAAAAGTGCTCTCCGGTATTCACTCAAATGGTAGTAATGTGCCTATAGTACACATTGTCCTCTCCTACTGGGTATTCTGTCACCACGATTTCCATGTCtcgcgggatcccgaacctttgtgGCGGGTCGTTCATTGTTACGATGGAGGGTTTGAAAAAGAgaacccatgacggggtgagataaaatctcagtaagaaaatttctaaccctaggttagggctctagtgcctccaaacaTGTCCTTGGTGAACAAATTCCAACAATTCTTCTTTtaaccaaaaattccacaattaaattccagaaaattccattctttctccgaaaattcccacacattcacaaatattctatgttactcccatatcggcgttccacgcctcggatcgtcaataaaatattccacatgctccagggcccgcgtttaacgcatcaggccataatataaatatttcacGTCGAtcaaaagcccgcgtttaacgcatcaagctatattataaccggacagacccgtgtaataacgcatCGTGTCACAGtaacccgcataataacgcatcgggttaaatatcccgcgtttaacgcctcgagATAGAATAGCATACcgaaccccgcgtttaacgcctcaaggtaaTATAATAGTAACGGGGCCcgtgtcataacgcctcgggcaatTTATGGTCTTacaaaatacgaaccccgcgtcattaCACCTCAGGATAAAATcccacacttcctctcaattaatccacataaagaccatataccaCAATAATTCCTtgatcgctcatccgataccacacaatcacttaaattcttccgatcgatcaatctttgccacgtgatcttgctaaatttcctgattagtagatcgagaccatccggtctcaccaatttcctctgacgaaagatcgggaccacacgatcttcttaatttttctcaatttcccAATCGAGActactcgattaaattgtacttgGGCGATACTTGATcagaaccacgtgattcactcacgttagagaattaataaatcgggaccacccgattaggtcacacaagaccaatggccaatcgggccacatgATTAATTCcggctaccacaaaaattaatctatgccacacaatattaattctaccaacgtagcaattaataaccaCCGTATAATCAACATTTCACCAACGTACATTAAATACGTACCGTACAATTATACtgtactaacgtggcatttaatacgtacgaaacaattatactatactaaTGTACATGtaatctccaccatccaattaatcaataatatagtaggaattaatctcagccgtcggatcaagcttCCCAAACAAGATTCAATGTGGGCAGTTGGATTAAAGCATAaaaagctagattaaatcctagccatccaatgCTAATCATGCAAATTCACTATTCATTGAAGAACATcaccttttctctctcctctccctctcattctcggccaaggcatgaaaatgagcaaaaaaaaaccaaattttcacccaaatctactcaatctcaagtctattagcatcctagatacctaatctaaggttagggaccaacttacaacaaatttagcaagttttctagCGAGAAAACGGGAGAAGTCTTGACCCCAATCCGGtagctccggcgactccctcaatcggctaaaacccacaaGATCCGATGGTCCAAGGTGGTTTACGGTGGAAGgttgagctccggcggttcaaggtgacaccggcggcggcttggaaaaatttcggcaatggaggtgggagagagagagagagaattcggccaagaggtgatgagcaagagagagaaagtgaggtagagagagagagagagtgctcttgaaaataaagaagaagaaggccaaaaacattaattaataaaatgttggataattttggggtcttcaaagttAATTTTTGGCCAAGGGGTGATTTGACCaaatacccttcggtccaagtgaaaaattgggtattctccaagggtaaatgagtcttttcccatttccaattcaaatttttatttttccccgaACACTTTGGGGCGAACGGCGAAGAATTCGTACaatggatgaggaaacgtccaaaatttaattattgaaacccttgaaggtccgatgtcaaattctgaagctcgattcgcgattaatctcgatcaattgaaattttagtgtatctcaaactaacgggcggcttttaggagttacgcgtatcgacccgtgattaatatcacgtttaagaatttctcgagccatgacaactttggttgtcatttaattgcgagggtcaatcactagtcccgatggacacaatcgctagaaaataatttagggacgttcggaacctatacgaggtcaaacggaatcacccgtgatccaaccgtgtggtattatccaaatcgtcccttaatcattctaggattggcctatattggtccaaaatattccctcgacaattttcatggccaaagagtcaatccaggatcaagttcttaagtctacgtacttgattttcctagttagccattcccatttggttagtctgctcaagatgaaccattcccgagtgagattagactgaaatacatcaatgagacttttcatttattcaagacttcgaaaacgagtcggaatacaggatgtTACATCACATTTAAAAATCGAAGCATGAATTTCGGTAAAAGATATTTTGTTGAGGAGCAATTTCGGCGAAACAATTATTATGTTGACCCTCAAGATGATGTACCTAACTGTGATGTCCAAGGCATGTCACTTACTAAGTATGCTTTGTTTTAATCTAATATTATGTATATAATAGAGGGTGCATGCAGAAGACGATATCAAACAATGATGCCCGTCATACAAGTGCAATCAAGGAACAAGGTAGGCATGCACGCGTAAAAGGTATGGCCTTATGTGGTTCACTACTTGAACACCAGATATCACAAAAGACTGATTATATCTATAATCGGtttattacattttttgttacaaaatataaacaaatattTGGAAAACAACAATAAAAAGATAATTGCTCCCGTCTTTATCACCACCCCCTTTGTGCTTCTTCAATGCCACCATCCATGCCCACTACTTCTCAAATGGCTAGTTTAActaaaaaaagggttaaatcCACAAGAGTGAGCCGAAACTCAATGAGTAGGACTTTCTAAGCCAAACAACTAAATCTTTTATTCATCACTTGATCAGACAAAATCTACGACGACAAATACTACCATATCAAGTAGACTTAACACACAAACCACATACTCAACACTAATGACAAGCAAATATGAGACTCGACAATGACTTCACATGTCGTGAAcacaaatgaagaagaagcatcAAGCTTAATTAATCCATCCTCAAGCTCAACTCATGTATCAACGTTTGAACCAACCAGTTGATCGTTCATGCTAGTGAAAACTAATTTTTGCTGCAACTTAATTATATGGGTTCAAGGATGAAGCTTGTTGATTATACGATATAGTGTTGATTACAAGACTTGTTGCTGATTTCGAGACTCCCATCAACCAACTGAAGATTTTTGGGATATTTTCGTCAATTTCTACTGTTGTTTGCTGACCTTTTATGGTATCTTTTGGGCTGCCCAAGTTGGTACACGAATTTGGAGTCTTTATCAAGTTTCAATGCATTTGGTTATTGAGTCTTCAATCACAGCTTTTTATAAGTCTTTGTTGTGGTGTTATTTTTAGGAGTCTTAATTAGGTGAAT from Rhodamnia argentea isolate NSW1041297 chromosome 2, ASM2092103v1, whole genome shotgun sequence encodes the following:
- the LOC115747924 gene encoding probable BOI-related E3 ubiquitin-protein ligase 2 isoform X1, whose protein sequence is MAMPQNLFQPLYQPQQQQQQESSPLRNFYADNGQFSPLVAFYGPGPVQDRLQHPPYAPPFNVVGVAPGTLPAADGNDGGADLQFNFGLEPKRKKLEEQDLLENNNSQVSSIDFLQARSVSTGLGLSLDNSKIASSGDSALLSILTDDIDRELRQQDAEIDRFLKFQADQLQKSILQKIQSGQLQYISFVEDKVLLKIREKEGEIESINEKNKELKEQMEQLTVEAGAWQQQARYSENIITALKFNLQQIYAQSTDSKEGCGDSEVHDTASCCNARAMDIQLLCNGANSIKQMICKVCRVNEVCMLLLPCKHLCLCRYCESKLQVCPVCQSPKFHGMEVYMS
- the LOC115747924 gene encoding probable BOI-related E3 ubiquitin-protein ligase 2 isoform X2, whose product is MAMPQNLFQPLYQPQQQQQQESSPLRNFYADNGQFSPLVAFYGPGPVQDRLQHPPYAPPYGNDGGADLQFNFGLEPKRKKLEEQDLLENNNSQVSSIDFLQARSVSTGLGLSLDNSKIASSGDSALLSILTDDIDRELRQQDAEIDRFLKFQADQLQKSILQKIQSGQLQYISFVEDKVLLKIREKEGEIESINEKNKELKEQMEQLTVEAGAWQQQARYSENIITALKFNLQQIYAQSTDSKEGCGDSEVHDTASCCNARAMDIQLLCNGANSIKQMICKVCRVNEVCMLLLPCKHLCLCRYCESKLQVCPVCQSPKFHGMEVYMS